In a genomic window of Bacillota bacterium:
- a CDS encoding DUF763 domain-containing protein produces the protein MAGRTGTAALPLHGGHCPPWLFSRMKKLGAAIVEAMVEEWGPDEVLRRLSDPFWFQSLGSVLGYDWHSSGVTTVVCGALKEGLKDRMGDLGLFVCGGKGATSRRTPLEIAQHVEQKGLPLDPDRLVYASRMVAKVDSAAVQDGHTLYHHTFFFTPSGRWCVVQQGMNEQTGWARRYHWLSEAVRSFVDEPHSAVLGVRQPRIHLNMVDRESERARGACVELAGLSLSWWRQQLRHLSEQRSLQMPREHGIADTPQLERALDALYRAAPASFEGVLAAPGVGRKTIRALAMVAEVVYGARASFRDPVRYAFAHGGKDGIPFPVDRELYDRTIQVWRGAVVRARLGRRETLDTLRKLAEIERPA, from the coding sequence GTGGCAGGCCGCACCGGCACGGCCGCACTGCCCCTTCACGGGGGTCACTGCCCGCCGTGGCTTTTCTCCCGCATGAAGAAGCTGGGCGCCGCAATCGTCGAGGCGATGGTGGAAGAGTGGGGCCCCGACGAGGTCTTGCGGCGCTTGAGCGACCCGTTTTGGTTCCAGTCGCTGGGAAGCGTGCTTGGGTACGACTGGCACTCGTCCGGGGTGACCACCGTCGTCTGCGGCGCGCTGAAAGAGGGCCTCAAGGATCGAATGGGAGACCTGGGCCTGTTCGTCTGCGGGGGCAAGGGGGCAACCTCCCGCCGCACGCCCCTTGAGATCGCCCAACACGTGGAGCAAAAAGGACTCCCGCTTGACCCGGACAGGCTCGTTTACGCCAGCCGTATGGTGGCCAAGGTGGACAGCGCGGCCGTCCAGGACGGGCACACCCTCTACCACCACACGTTCTTCTTCACGCCGTCGGGCCGCTGGTGCGTGGTTCAGCAAGGGATGAACGAACAGACCGGGTGGGCGCGGCGCTACCATTGGCTGTCGGAGGCGGTCCGCTCCTTCGTGGACGAGCCTCACTCGGCTGTACTGGGGGTCCGGCAGCCGCGCATCCACCTCAACATGGTGGACCGCGAAAGCGAACGGGCGCGGGGCGCCTGCGTGGAACTGGCGGGGCTGAGCCTGTCCTGGTGGCGGCAGCAACTCCGCCACCTTTCCGAACAACGCAGCCTCCAGATGCCCCGCGAGCACGGCATCGCCGACACCCCGCAACTCGAACGCGCCCTTGACGCCCTGTACCGCGCCGCTCCTGCTTCGTTCGAGGGCGTGCTGGCTGCTCCCGGGGTAGGCCGCAAGACCATCCGGGCGCTGGCCATGGTCGCCGAGGTGGTGTACGGCGCCCGGGCGAGCTTCCGGGATCCGGTGCGGTACGCGTTCGCTCACGGGGGAAAGGACGGCATCCCATTTCCGGTGGATCGAGAGCTGTACGACCGCACGATTCAGGTCTGGCGCGGGGCGGTCGTGCGGGCTCGCCTCGGGCGCAGGGAGACGCTGGATACCCTCCGAAAGCTGGCGGAAATCGAACGGCCGGCGTAG
- a CDS encoding uracil-DNA glycosylase yields MDARLAGTSEQLWHDLVERITHCTRCPRLTAYRTRIAAQKKPAYAGWEYWGRPVPGFGDRKARLLVVGLAPAAHGANRTGRMFTGDSSGNFLIGALWRAQFANQPASEHAGDGLQLMDAFVTAPVRCAPPDNRPLPEEFERCFPYLAAEFALLERIRVVLALGRIAFDTARRLLSSRLDEAGRQALRRARFAHGAVYAFGGSAPALVVSYHPSRQNTQTGRLTPAMMDGVLQEVRRLLDQV; encoded by the coding sequence GTGGACGCACGCCTGGCCGGGACATCCGAACAGCTCTGGCACGACCTGGTGGAACGCATCACCCACTGCACCCGCTGCCCTCGCCTGACCGCTTATCGGACGCGGATCGCTGCCCAGAAGAAGCCCGCCTACGCCGGTTGGGAGTACTGGGGCCGCCCCGTGCCGGGGTTCGGCGACCGCAAGGCGCGGCTTCTCGTCGTGGGCTTGGCGCCTGCGGCCCACGGGGCCAACCGCACCGGCCGGATGTTCACCGGCGACAGCTCCGGCAACTTCCTCATCGGCGCGCTGTGGCGGGCACAGTTCGCCAACCAGCCCGCCTCCGAGCATGCCGGCGACGGCCTGCAGCTGATGGACGCCTTCGTGACGGCCCCCGTCCGCTGCGCCCCGCCGGACAACCGCCCGCTGCCGGAGGAGTTTGAGCGCTGCTTTCCCTATCTGGCGGCCGAATTCGCACTGCTGGAGCGCATCCGGGTGGTGCTGGCCCTGGGCCGGATCGCTTTCGACACCGCGCGGAGGCTCTTGAGCTCCCGCCTGGACGAGGCCGGGCGGCAGGCTCTTCGAAGGGCGCGCTTCGCCCACGGCGCGGTGTACGCCTTCGGGGGTTCAGCCCCCGCGCTGGTCGTGTCGTACCATCCCAGCCGCCAGAACACCCAGACCGGGCGCCTGACACCCGCCATGATGGACGGTGTACTTCAGGAGGTGCGGCGCCTTCTGGATCAGGTCTGA